One Agelaius phoeniceus isolate bAgePho1 chromosome 8, bAgePho1.hap1, whole genome shotgun sequence genomic region harbors:
- the DMRTB1 gene encoding doublesex- and mab-3-related transcription factor B1: MEAAEATAKALRAPKCSRCRNHGFVVPVKGHAGHCRWKLCLCEKCSLITERQKIMAAQKALRQQETEPPARAGAEPVPSGEGRGAAAREDGAPEHCSHERKKGAQPDSGGKGTACWAPPPPPFRDDAHPAFPPEYTVNPEYLEREIPKVYPGCSGVYPYHPFSLGFAINESSSGEAPSPPGISLQRGFRHIPSSCVPGNATTVSVPDGAGDFPQGYYTPLRQFIPPGFLTGIHYIPAPVSLNILAETTKEVHATEADSEDSGVVHECGQPPSSPE, encoded by the exons ATGGAGGCGGCCGAGGCCACGGCGAAGGCGCTGCGGGCACCCAAGTGCTCCCGCTGCCGCAACCACGGCTTCGTGGTGCCCGTCAAGGGCCACGCCGGGCACTGCCGCTGGAAGCTGTGCCTGTGCGAGAAGTGCTCGCTCATCACCGAGCGCCAGAAGATCATGGCAGCCCAGAAGGCgctgaggcagcaggagacgGAGCCGCCGGCCAGGGCGGGCGCGGAGCCCGTTCCGTCGGGCGAGGGCCGTGGGGCGGCTGCCCGGGAGGACGGGGCCCCCGAGCACTGCAGCCACGAGAGGAAGAAGGGCGCCCAGCCCGACAGCGGCGGCAAGGGCACGGCATGCTGGGCGCCACCGCCACCTCCCTTCAGGGACGACG CTCACCCTGCTTTTCCTCCAGAATACACTGTCAACCCAGAATACCTAGAGAGAGAAATCCCAAAAGTGTACCCGGGGTGTTCTGGGGTATATCCTTAccacccattttccctgggattTGCCATCAATGAGTCAAGCAGTGGGGAAGCTCCATCACCTCCAGGGATATCACTTCAGAGAGGATTCCGACACATTCCTAGCAGCTGTGTGCCAGGGAATGCAACCACTGTATCA GTTCCAGATGGAGCTGGAGATTTCCCTCAAGGATACTACACTCCTCTGCGTCAGTTCATCCCACCAGGATTTCTGACAGGCATTCATTACATCCCAGCTCCGGTTTCACTGAACATCCTGGCTGAAACAACCAAGGAAGTGCATG CCACTGAAGCTGACAGTGAGGATTCAGGGGTGGTTCATGAATGTGGCCAACCTCCTTCTTCCCCAGAATAA